A window from Puniceicoccus vermicola encodes these proteins:
- a CDS encoding sulfatase family protein: MHKKQPNILYIFGDHLNPVALSCAGNSDLETPNIDRLAQRGVRYTNAYCTHPLCTPSRASMITGRLPSQLGITGFETDWKKEDLPPTLGRLLRDQGNYRCGWGGKWHISDHSLEDLGPPEPSDQDFGFERICGLDDNHLPEACARFLQVDDPRPFFLVAGFDNPHNICEADRNQPLPWGEVQDVPVDEYPNLPQNFRPSTGEPQVISLRRAQAQNQAVTPYSEERWRRYRHQFYRLIEKVDAQIGQILDALDESGLADDTVVILSSDHGEMNAAHQLFHKQVLYEESVGVPLIVRDPADTRRGVTDDQLVSIGFDLLPTCCDYAGVTPPAGLCGRSLRHEGVDSSSSAREVLIAETRLNNACEARMVRTPRFKYIAHRWGENNEQLFDLEDDPGEMINLAVEKRHANTLQKHRELLAEWCRSTGDAYAKHYTHPGHAAVPGVGWVELSPDRLKV; the protein is encoded by the coding sequence ATGCACAAAAAACAACCGAATATCCTCTACATTTTTGGAGATCACCTCAACCCAGTCGCCCTCAGTTGTGCGGGGAACTCCGATCTTGAGACGCCGAACATCGATCGACTGGCTCAACGCGGGGTCCGCTATACCAACGCCTACTGCACTCACCCTCTCTGCACCCCTTCCCGCGCCAGTATGATCACTGGCCGACTCCCCTCCCAGTTGGGAATTACGGGATTTGAGACGGATTGGAAGAAGGAAGATCTCCCGCCCACCTTGGGCCGTCTCCTTCGGGATCAGGGGAATTATCGCTGCGGATGGGGCGGGAAGTGGCATATTAGCGATCATTCGCTCGAAGATCTCGGTCCCCCGGAGCCCTCGGATCAAGACTTTGGCTTCGAACGGATTTGCGGGCTGGATGACAACCATCTCCCCGAGGCCTGCGCTCGCTTCCTGCAGGTCGATGATCCACGGCCATTCTTTCTAGTGGCCGGGTTCGACAACCCACACAACATTTGCGAGGCAGACCGAAACCAGCCACTCCCCTGGGGAGAAGTACAAGACGTGCCAGTCGACGAGTACCCGAACCTTCCCCAGAATTTCCGCCCTTCGACAGGCGAGCCTCAGGTCATTAGCCTGAGACGAGCCCAAGCTCAAAATCAGGCGGTCACCCCCTACTCCGAGGAACGCTGGCGCCGCTACCGCCATCAATTCTATCGGCTGATCGAGAAGGTAGATGCTCAGATCGGTCAGATTCTGGACGCACTGGACGAATCCGGACTCGCGGACGACACGGTGGTCATTCTTTCCAGCGATCACGGTGAGATGAACGCGGCCCACCAACTTTTCCACAAACAGGTGCTCTACGAAGAAAGTGTCGGCGTGCCGCTGATTGTGCGCGACCCGGCAGATACCCGCCGGGGTGTCACAGACGACCAGCTCGTATCGATTGGGTTCGACCTCCTTCCTACCTGCTGCGACTACGCAGGCGTTACGCCACCCGCAGGCCTTTGCGGAAGAAGCCTTCGCCATGAAGGCGTCGATTCTTCAAGCTCCGCCCGCGAGGTTCTCATAGCAGAAACGCGCTTGAACAACGCCTGCGAAGCACGGATGGTGCGCACACCACGCTTCAAATACATAGCACACCGCTGGGGAGAGAATAACGAACAGCTATTCGATCTGGAGGACGATCCCGGCGAGATGATCAATTTGGCCGTCGAGAAGCGTCATGCGAATACCCTCCAAAAGCACCGTGAACTCCTCGCCGAATGGTGTCGCTCCACGGGTGATGCCTATGCCAAACACTATACCCACCCCGGTCACGCCGCCGTCCCCGGCGTCGGCTGGGTCGAACTCAGCCCGGATCGCCTCAAAGTCTAG